The following coding sequences are from one Epilithonimonas vandammei window:
- a CDS encoding T9SS type A sorting domain-containing protein, translated as MPGNPNTIAISRRNVGFSPKHEGVAIYDNAVMRPTTTQDHTGSNRIEFSSNNLLWGYNNETTEFGLRKINISSSGATQGTVYPNLFSNFSIDFIREGNFLDSTDGKVVDISSGTPFLLGQFTNTTGANAFDTATQSVAYASSEYSSGNITFKRFNPNTFLLKDSTPIPNVQGSTRSMTSCGAGCYAFTTYSYNYSTNVTTGKIVIVKDKSLAVENLLKSNKITVYPNPASNHLKIDSDKKFIEIKLSDYSGNIIKTLDAKEKEFDISNISSGNYLLIMTDINNNKTTEKIIKK; from the coding sequence ATGCCAGGAAATCCTAACACAATTGCCATCTCTAGAAGAAATGTAGGTTTTTCTCCAAAACACGAAGGTGTTGCAATCTATGACAACGCTGTGATGAGACCGACTACCACCCAGGATCATACGGGCAGTAACAGAATCGAATTCTCAAGTAACAATCTACTTTGGGGATACAATAACGAAACTACGGAATTTGGTTTGAGAAAAATCAACATTAGCTCTTCAGGAGCAACGCAAGGAACTGTCTATCCCAATCTATTTTCCAACTTCAGTATTGATTTTATAAGAGAAGGTAATTTTCTAGATTCTACAGACGGGAAAGTGGTTGATATCTCATCCGGAACACCATTCCTTCTGGGGCAATTTACAAATACAACAGGAGCAAATGCTTTTGACACAGCTACACAATCCGTAGCTTATGCAAGTTCTGAATATTCTTCTGGAAATATCACTTTCAAAAGATTCAATCCAAACACTTTCTTATTGAAAGACAGTACACCAATCCCCAACGTTCAAGGATCTACAAGATCGATGACTTCTTGTGGCGCTGGTTGCTACGCTTTCACAACGTACTCATACAATTACAGCACCAATGTTACAACAGGCAAAATTGTAATTGTAAAAGACAAATCATTAGCCGTAGAGAATCTTCTGAAATCAAATAAAATAACGGTTTACCCTAATCCCGCTTCCAATCATTTGAAGATTGATTCAGATAAAAAATTCATAGAAATTAAGCTTTCTGATTATTCCGGTAATATTATCAAAACGTTAGATGCTAAGGAAAAAGAATTTGATATTTCGAATATCTCAAGCGGAAATTATTTATTGATAATGACTGATATCAATAATAATAAAACTACAGAGAAAATTATTAAAAAATAA
- a CDS encoding YncE family protein has protein sequence MRTTLSISLLFAGLFCNAQLEVKVLDIIANQVIYDSNAKKIYASIPSANGANGNSIGVIDPVSQTLENTFFIGSEPNVLAISDNNQYLYVGF, from the coding sequence ATGCGCACAACTCTATCAATTTCATTACTTTTCGCAGGATTATTTTGCAACGCTCAGCTAGAAGTGAAAGTCCTCGACATTATTGCCAATCAGGTCATCTATGATTCTAATGCAAAAAAAATCTACGCCAGCATTCCAAGTGCCAATGGTGCAAACGGTAATAGCATTGGCGTCATCGATCCAGTAAGTCAAACTCTCGAAAACACATTCTTCATTGGTAGCGAGCCAAATGTATTGGCCATTTCTGACAATAATCAATATCTGTATGTTGGTTTCTAA
- a CDS encoding NAD(P)H-dependent oxidoreductase, giving the protein MSLLEDLNWRYATKKMNGETVPQDKVDYIVEAARLAPSSSGLQPYRLFVISNKELLEKIQPIAFDQAQITDGSHLLVWAAWDGYSHNSISEVFEKTTSERGIPKETMDDYKTRLWGMYEPLGNEWHANHAAKQAYISFGLAIAAAAEQKVDTTPMEGFNSAALDELLGLAEKGLKSVVILPLGYRDTSGDWLVNLKKYRTPKEEFITEIK; this is encoded by the coding sequence ATGAGTTTATTAGAAGACTTAAATTGGCGTTACGCAACAAAAAAAATGAACGGAGAAACCGTTCCTCAAGATAAAGTAGATTACATTGTAGAAGCTGCAAGATTAGCACCTTCTTCCTCTGGTTTACAACCTTACAGATTGTTCGTTATCTCGAATAAAGAACTATTAGAAAAAATCCAACCGATTGCTTTTGACCAAGCTCAGATTACAGATGGTTCGCATCTTTTGGTTTGGGCAGCTTGGGATGGTTACTCTCATAACAGCATCTCCGAAGTTTTTGAAAAAACGACTTCTGAAAGGGGAATTCCTAAAGAAACAATGGATGATTATAAAACCAGACTCTGGGGAATGTACGAACCCCTTGGAAACGAATGGCACGCAAATCACGCAGCAAAACAAGCTTACATATCTTTCGGATTAGCCATTGCTGCAGCTGCTGAGCAAAAAGTAGATACAACTCCGATGGAAGGCTTTAACAGTGCTGCTCTAGACGAGTTATTAGGACTCGCTGAAAAAGGATTGAAAAGTGTTGTGATCCTACCTCTTGGTTACAGAGATACAAGCGGAGACTGGCTAGTAAATCTGAAAAAATACAGAACTCCAAAAGAAGAGTTCATTACAGAAATCAAATAA
- the lptB gene encoding LPS export ABC transporter ATP-binding protein, producing the protein MILRGENLIKEYGPKKVVKGVSLEVQQGEIVGLLGPNGAGKTTSFYMIVGLVKPTLGNVFLDQQNITQDAMYKRAQKGIGYLAQEASVFRKLSVEDNILGVLQLTKLSKKEQQKKCDELIEEFHLEHVRKNRGDLLSGGERRRTEIARCLATSPNFILLDEPFAGVDPIAVEDIQKIVRSLVEKNIGILITDHNVQQTLAITNKTYIMFEGKILKEGLPEDLANDPDVRKAYLGENFRFEKI; encoded by the coding sequence ATGATTTTACGAGGAGAAAATTTAATCAAGGAATACGGACCGAAAAAAGTGGTGAAAGGCGTATCATTGGAGGTTCAGCAGGGCGAGATCGTCGGGCTTTTGGGACCAAACGGCGCCGGAAAAACTACTTCTTTTTATATGATAGTAGGATTAGTAAAACCAACTTTGGGCAATGTTTTCCTAGATCAGCAAAATATCACTCAGGATGCTATGTACAAACGGGCGCAGAAAGGAATTGGTTATCTTGCGCAGGAAGCTTCGGTTTTCAGGAAGTTGTCTGTTGAAGATAATATTTTGGGAGTTTTGCAATTGACAAAGCTTTCCAAGAAAGAACAGCAAAAAAAATGTGATGAATTGATTGAAGAATTCCATTTGGAACACGTTCGTAAAAACCGTGGTGACTTGCTTTCCGGAGGCGAAAGACGTCGTACGGAAATTGCTCGTTGTCTCGCGACGAGTCCGAATTTTATCCTTTTGGATGAGCCTTTTGCCGGAGTTGACCCGATTGCGGTGGAAGATATTCAGAAAATTGTAAGGTCTTTGGTTGAGAAGAATATTGGAATTCTAATTACTGACCACAACGTACAACAAACCTTGGCAATTACCAACAAAACTTATATTATGTTCGAAGGGAAAATCCTGAAAGAAGGTCTTCCGGAAGATTTGGCAAACGACCCAGATGTTAGAAAAGCTTATCTTGGGGAGAATTTCCGTTTTGAGAAGATTTAG
- a CDS encoding acyl-CoA carboxylase subunit beta, translated as MDLEFNKREDINKLKLSDTKKILSKIKLGGGVKALQKQRDQGKMTVRERLEYLFDKNSDTIEIGAFAGYEMYEKEGGCPAGGVVVKIGYIAGKQCIVVANDATVKAGAWFPITGKKNLRAQEIAMENRLPIIYLVDSAGVYLPMQDEIFPDKEMFGRIFRNNAKMSSAGIIQISAIMGSCVAGGAYLPIMSDEAMIVDKTGSIFLAGSYLVKAAIGESIDNEALGGATMHSSISGVVDYKAKDDKDALDRIKNIMKSIGDFEKAGFDRTESFPPKENPDNIFGIMPAVRSEQYDTFEIIKCLVDNSEYEEYKPDYGKSIICATARIDGWSVGIVANQRKLVKSGKGEMQFGGVIYSDSADKATRFIANCNQRKIPLVFLQDVTGFMVGSKSEQGGIIKDGAKMVNAVSNSVVPKFTVITGNSYGAGNYAMCGKAYDPRLIVAWPWAELAVMGGSQAGNVLLQIQESSLKKQGKEISEEERKEILDKILKDYNKQIQPTYAAARLWTDAIINPLDTRKWISMGIEAANHTPITEKFNLGVIQV; from the coding sequence ATGGATTTAGAATTCAATAAAAGAGAAGATATCAACAAACTGAAACTTTCTGACACCAAGAAAATTTTATCGAAAATCAAATTGGGAGGTGGCGTAAAAGCACTTCAAAAACAACGCGACCAAGGAAAAATGACGGTGAGAGAACGTTTAGAATATCTTTTTGATAAAAATTCTGACACCATAGAAATCGGTGCATTTGCAGGTTATGAGATGTATGAGAAAGAAGGCGGATGTCCTGCAGGCGGTGTGGTTGTAAAAATCGGATACATTGCTGGTAAACAGTGTATTGTTGTTGCCAATGATGCAACCGTAAAAGCTGGAGCTTGGTTCCCTATTACAGGAAAGAAAAATCTGAGAGCGCAGGAAATCGCCATGGAAAATCGCTTGCCAATTATTTATTTGGTAGATTCTGCCGGTGTTTACTTGCCGATGCAGGATGAAATTTTCCCAGACAAAGAGATGTTTGGCAGAATTTTTAGAAATAATGCAAAAATGAGTTCTGCAGGGATTATTCAGATTTCTGCGATTATGGGAAGTTGTGTTGCTGGCGGTGCTTATCTCCCAATTATGAGTGATGAAGCGATGATTGTGGACAAGACAGGAAGTATTTTCTTAGCAGGAAGTTACCTTGTGAAAGCAGCAATTGGTGAATCTATTGACAATGAAGCTCTAGGAGGAGCTACAATGCACAGTTCCATTTCTGGCGTCGTAGATTATAAAGCCAAGGATGACAAAGACGCTTTAGATCGCATCAAAAATATAATGAAGTCAATCGGAGATTTTGAAAAAGCAGGTTTTGACAGAACCGAAAGCTTTCCTCCAAAAGAAAATCCAGATAATATATTCGGAATAATGCCAGCCGTGAGATCTGAGCAATATGACACTTTCGAAATCATCAAATGTCTTGTCGATAATTCTGAATACGAAGAATATAAACCCGATTATGGGAAAAGCATTATTTGTGCAACTGCCAGAATCGATGGTTGGAGTGTGGGAATTGTTGCCAACCAAAGAAAACTCGTAAAAAGTGGCAAGGGCGAAATGCAATTTGGTGGTGTAATATATTCTGATTCAGCTGATAAAGCGACGCGTTTCATTGCTAATTGTAATCAGAGAAAAATCCCGTTGGTATTTCTTCAGGATGTAACAGGATTTATGGTTGGTTCCAAATCAGAACAAGGAGGAATCATTAAAGACGGCGCAAAAATGGTAAATGCAGTTTCTAATTCTGTGGTTCCAAAATTCACTGTGATTACAGGAAATTCTTATGGCGCAGGAAATTATGCAATGTGCGGAAAAGCCTATGATCCAAGATTAATTGTAGCTTGGCCGTGGGCAGAATTAGCAGTTATGGGCGGATCACAAGCAGGAAATGTATTGCTACAAATCCAAGAATCTTCGCTTAAAAAACAAGGAAAGGAAATTTCGGAAGAAGAAAGAAAAGAAATTCTTGACAAAATCCTGAAAGATTACAACAAACAAATCCAGCCAACTTACGCCGCAGCAAGACTTTGGACAGACGCAATTATTAACCCTCTAGATACCAGAAAATGGATTAGTATGGGAATAGAAGCAGCTAATCATACTCCGATTACAGAAAAATTTAATCTTGGAGTTATTCAGGTTTAA
- a CDS encoding winged helix-turn-helix transcriptional regulator: protein MKIKCCKTNLLAVQDTMDILKGRWKVQIIAALCYDKMRFSDLQKEIEGISAKMLSSELKDLEINQLVTRTVLSTQPITVEYQLTDYGQTLKKIIEHLAEWGVEHRKKIIGKVIEN, encoded by the coding sequence ATGAAAATTAAATGTTGTAAAACCAATCTTCTCGCAGTTCAGGATACGATGGATATTTTGAAAGGCAGATGGAAAGTCCAAATCATTGCGGCGCTTTGTTATGATAAAATGCGTTTTTCGGATTTGCAGAAAGAAATTGAAGGTATTTCTGCCAAAATGTTGAGCAGCGAATTAAAAGATTTAGAAATCAATCAATTGGTAACGAGAACTGTTCTTAGCACGCAACCAATTACTGTCGAATATCAATTGACAGACTATGGACAAACTTTGAAAAAAATTATTGAACATCTTGCAGAATGGGGTGTTGAACATAGAAAAAAGATTATAGGAAAAGTAATAGAGAATTAG
- a CDS encoding cob(I)yrinic acid a,c-diamide adenosyltransferase: protein MKIYTKTGDKGETGLYGGSRISKASARVESYGNIDELNANIGVAKSHIDDEDVISQLKKIQFDLFTVGSEASTPIDKLFLANGKARLPLVISDKEIEELENWMDEMEEKVEPLQYFILPGGGKAATFLHVARTVCRRAERSLVFLNQSEEVRAELIKYLNRLSDYLFVLARYVSKLNNESEEYWNLNDKK, encoded by the coding sequence ATGAAAATATATACAAAAACAGGAGACAAAGGTGAAACTGGACTTTATGGCGGAAGCAGAATCTCCAAAGCTAGCGCAAGAGTAGAATCTTACGGAAACATAGATGAGCTAAATGCGAATATTGGAGTTGCAAAATCTCATATTGACGATGAAGATGTCATTTCTCAACTTAAGAAAATTCAGTTTGATTTGTTTACGGTTGGTTCAGAAGCTTCGACGCCAATTGATAAATTGTTTTTGGCTAATGGAAAAGCACGGCTTCCACTTGTGATTTCTGATAAAGAAATTGAAGAATTGGAAAATTGGATGGACGAAATGGAAGAGAAAGTTGAGCCTTTGCAATATTTCATTCTGCCTGGAGGTGGAAAAGCTGCGACTTTTCTTCACGTAGCGAGAACGGTTTGCAGACGCGCCGAAAGAAGTTTGGTTTTTCTCAATCAATCTGAAGAAGTGAGAGCGGAATTAATCAAATATCTGAACCGTTTATCAGATTATCTTTTTGTTTTGGCAAGATATGTTTCGAAATTGAATAATGAGTCTGAGGAATATTGGAATCTTAATGATAAAAAATAA
- a CDS encoding thiamine diphosphokinase produces MKNKALLFINGDSPKTIPNLSGYDLIACTDGAFHYLKHLKFPLDKLDFISGDFDSHKIEEEIIQQSQNHSFEIIETPDQNKTDFHKALELILKKGFENIDVYGGSGGEQDHFLGNLSVAYAFKDKLNLQFFDEYSSYYFIPKNFSISDVKGKMISLMPFPIAKNIETKGLKWPLYKEDLILGERIGTRNIAENKDVTIKYKKGDLLIFVGK; encoded by the coding sequence ATGAAAAATAAAGCACTTCTTTTCATCAACGGAGATTCTCCAAAAACAATTCCGAATTTGTCAGGTTATGATTTAATAGCTTGTACAGATGGAGCTTTTCACTATCTGAAGCATTTGAAATTTCCTTTGGATAAACTGGATTTTATTTCAGGAGATTTCGATTCGCATAAAATTGAAGAAGAGATTATTCAACAATCTCAGAATCACAGTTTTGAAATTATAGAAACACCTGACCAAAACAAAACTGATTTTCACAAAGCTCTGGAATTGATTCTCAAAAAGGGTTTTGAAAATATAGATGTTTACGGAGGAAGTGGAGGAGAACAAGACCATTTTCTGGGGAATCTGAGTGTTGCTTATGCTTTTAAAGATAAATTGAATCTTCAGTTTTTTGATGAATATTCATCCTATTATTTTATTCCTAAAAATTTCTCAATTTCTGATGTCAAAGGAAAAATGATTTCCTTGATGCCTTTTCCTATTGCCAAAAACATCGAAACCAAAGGATTAAAATGGCCTTTGTATAAAGAAGATTTGATTCTCGGAGAAAGAATTGGAACTCGGAATATTGCTGAAAATAAAGATGTTACAATTAAGTATAAAAAAGGCGATTTGCTGATTTTTGTTGGAAAATAA
- a CDS encoding ABC transporter ATP-binding protein, translated as MVFGTLALTFIGALFAQVNPIVLKYTVDEVTKLTQLPHPMSEGIHVLILISIILLAKELANIFIQFGQKFYAEKIRINVSSELAQAAIDKILTYRIAYYNDDRHESGKLQIRIDRGIESLTKLVQNFFIDILPLFSTAIIALIVMYMQNLYVGLVSTFVIPIYFYVTSRQAKKLGNVRRTLRNQREQKTSGLLNLINSIMVIKSFVREKFEGKKQYNLQMQLMESQLYTRRTSFIFDGLKTFIEQFGVVLIILLTVYLVLDQQMTIGAIMLHIMLFNNVSAPIRQLHRIYDDMNDAFIYAEGYFEILNDDDETEPNGTINNIPIQGSFEIKNVDFTYPNGMKALKNVSLKIENGKTTALVGLSGAGKSTVINLLCKFYEPDSGEILLDGNNLNDFDNDYLRDDLGLVLQKNHIFKGSIEDNIRYGNLEATLDQIKEAATKAYLHEQILDLPDGYNHDATQLSGGQQQRIAIARLFLKNPPIIFLDEPTASLDAIATEQIKNSLDAIKKDRTVIIISHSLSQILDSDMIYVMKKGEVVENGTHEELYEKDGTYREIFDASARSLNLDRLVKTYKDE; from the coding sequence ATGGTTTTTGGAACTTTGGCTTTGACTTTTATCGGTGCTTTGTTTGCTCAGGTCAATCCGATTGTTTTAAAATACACAGTTGATGAAGTCACGAAATTGACACAGCTTCCTCATCCGATGTCCGAAGGAATACACGTCTTGATTCTGATTTCGATTATACTTTTAGCAAAGGAATTAGCAAATATTTTTATTCAGTTTGGGCAGAAATTTTATGCCGAAAAAATTAGAATTAATGTCAGTTCAGAATTGGCACAAGCCGCAATTGATAAAATCCTGACTTACAGAATTGCCTATTATAATGATGACCGCCACGAATCCGGGAAACTCCAAATCCGAATCGACAGAGGAATTGAAAGCCTGACAAAACTTGTTCAGAATTTTTTCATCGATATTTTACCCTTATTTTCAACCGCGATAATCGCTTTGATTGTAATGTATATGCAGAATCTTTACGTTGGTTTGGTTTCGACATTTGTAATTCCAATTTACTTTTATGTGACTTCTCGACAAGCTAAAAAATTAGGAAATGTAAGACGAACACTCAGAAATCAGCGTGAACAAAAAACATCCGGACTTCTGAATCTTATCAATTCCATAATGGTGATTAAGAGTTTTGTGCGGGAAAAATTTGAAGGCAAAAAACAGTACAATCTCCAGATGCAATTGATGGAAAGTCAGTTATACACAAGGCGAACAAGTTTTATTTTCGATGGTTTGAAAACTTTCATCGAGCAATTTGGTGTTGTTTTAATTATCCTTTTGACGGTTTATCTTGTGCTTGACCAGCAGATGACGATTGGTGCGATTATGCTTCATATTATGTTGTTCAATAACGTTTCTGCGCCTATTCGCCAACTTCACAGGATTTATGATGATATGAATGATGCATTTATTTATGCCGAAGGATATTTTGAAATTCTGAATGATGACGACGAAACCGAACCGAATGGAACCATTAATAACATCCCAATCCAAGGCAGTTTTGAAATCAAAAATGTAGATTTCACTTATCCAAACGGAATGAAAGCTTTGAAAAATGTTTCTCTCAAAATAGAAAATGGGAAAACAACAGCCTTAGTTGGATTAAGCGGCGCTGGAAAATCGACCGTGATTAATCTGCTTTGTAAATTTTACGAACCGGATTCCGGAGAAATTCTTTTGGATGGCAATAATCTGAATGATTTTGATAATGATTATCTCCGTGACGACCTTGGTCTGGTGCTTCAGAAAAACCACATTTTCAAAGGAAGTATTGAAGATAACATCCGATACGGAAATCTGGAAGCAACTCTTGACCAAATCAAAGAAGCGGCGACAAAAGCTTATCTTCACGAACAGATTTTGGATTTACCGGATGGTTATAATCACGATGCAACACAACTTTCCGGAGGTCAGCAACAGCGAATTGCGATTGCAAGATTATTCTTAAAAAATCCTCCAATTATTTTTCTTGATGAACCAACGGCAAGTCTGGATGCGATTGCCACAGAACAAATCAAAAACTCTCTGGATGCGATTAAAAAAGACAGAACCGTGATTATTATTTCGCATTCGTTGTCGCAGATTTTGGATTCTGATATGATTTATGTGATGAAAAAAGGCGAAGTGGTAGAAAACGGAACGCACGAAGAACTTTATGAAAAAGACGGAACTTACCGAGAAATCTTCGATGCTTCTGCAAGAAGTTTGAATCTTGATAGATTGGTGAAAACTTACAAAGATGAATAA
- a CDS encoding TrmH family RNA methyltransferase, translating to MLIESLQNEKIKRLTRLLSKNQDRRKAGAFIVEGQQENERSLHFGNQPEEYYICENIFKGSLPDSKIHFVTEKLYEKIAYRGTTEGIIGIYKLEHRNLDEFKPKQDSAVIILESVEKPGNLGAILRSCEAFGINALIVTDPRTDFYNPNVIRSSVGCLFGMNIFQASNEETLEFLKINDYNIFTTFMSDDAKNIQEKNLKNKSAVLFGTEHSGLSDFWKEKGENVLIPMSGTIDSLNLSNAAAITCYEILRQKLEK from the coding sequence ATGCTCATAGAAAGCCTTCAAAACGAAAAAATCAAAAGACTAACCCGACTTCTATCCAAAAATCAAGACAGAAGAAAAGCTGGCGCTTTCATAGTAGAAGGTCAGCAGGAAAACGAACGTTCACTTCATTTTGGAAATCAGCCAGAAGAATATTATATCTGCGAAAATATTTTCAAAGGGTCATTACCAGACTCGAAAATCCACTTTGTAACTGAGAAATTATACGAGAAAATAGCCTATCGTGGCACTACAGAGGGAATTATCGGAATTTATAAACTGGAACATAGAAATCTGGACGAGTTTAAACCGAAACAGGATTCTGCTGTCATTATTTTGGAAAGTGTAGAGAAGCCGGGAAATCTAGGCGCTATTCTAAGAAGTTGCGAAGCATTTGGAATCAACGCTTTGATCGTAACAGACCCAAGAACAGATTTCTATAATCCAAATGTTATTCGCTCCAGCGTAGGTTGTCTTTTCGGAATGAATATCTTTCAAGCGTCCAACGAGGAAACTTTAGAATTCCTTAAAATCAACGACTATAATATCTTCACTACTTTTATGAGTGATGATGCAAAAAACATTCAGGAGAAGAATTTGAAAAACAAATCTGCTGTTTTATTTGGAACAGAACATTCTGGCTTAAGTGATTTTTGGAAAGAAAAAGGAGAAAATGTTTTAATTCCAATGTCCGGAACCATCGATTCCCTTAATTTGAGTAATGCTGCGGCAATTACTTGCTACGAAATATTGAGACAGAAATTGGAGAAATAA
- a CDS encoding PH domain-containing protein, producing the protein MKTINVRIGWELLLFILIVLTFSSYQQIITLEWNALIFPAIILALILGLCFSIKYSLDQEFLYIKNSIFGTTKIDIKEIHKIEKTWNLLSAPAPSIMGRIEIYYKDDSIVISPRDFDELKNELLRINPNITVKE; encoded by the coding sequence ATGAAAACTATTAATGTAAGAATCGGATGGGAATTGTTACTATTTATTTTGATAGTACTCACTTTTTCCAGTTATCAGCAAATCATCACATTGGAATGGAATGCGTTAATTTTTCCAGCCATTATTTTAGCGTTAATTTTGGGTCTTTGCTTCTCAATAAAATATTCACTTGATCAGGAATTTTTGTACATCAAAAATTCAATTTTTGGAACAACGAAGATTGATATTAAAGAAATTCATAAAATAGAAAAAACGTGGAATCTACTTTCTGCTCCTGCTCCAAGCATTATGGGAAGAATTGAGATTTATTATAAAGACGACAGTATCGTGATTTCGCCCAGAGATTTTGACGAATTAAAAAATGAACTGCTAAGAATCAATCCAAACATCACTGTAAAAGAATAA
- a CDS encoding type III PLP-dependent enzyme domain-containing protein: MKIKYSELIDQTLYFPTEEFSVEENNLKFHDINLMEVVEKFGTPLKFNYLPKISQNIERAKFWFKEAFEKNDYQKNYRYCYCTKSSHFAFVVEEALKNDISLETSSAYDMDIVKSLYDKGKVDKSIEVICNGFKTDDYLAKISELINKGFENITPILDNYRELDKLTESIDRTFDIGIRIASEEEPKFEFYTSRLGIGYKDIIPYYSQKIAEHPNARLKMLHFFINTGIKDTAYYWNELYKCLRVYARLKKIAPEVDSLNIGGGFPIKTSLNFDYDYAYMVNEIVSQIKKFCEEEGVEEPNIYTEFGSFTVGESGGHLYKIISQKRQNDREKWNMIDSSFMTTLPDTWAISRHFIMLPLNRWDDSYERVFLGGLTCDSDDYYNSEQHTNAIYLPVFNETKPLYIGFFHTGAYQETIGGYGGVHHCLMPQPKHILIDKDEDGNITYELFREEQRPEDVLKLLGY; encoded by the coding sequence ATGAAAATAAAATATTCTGAACTAATTGACCAAACGCTTTATTTTCCGACTGAAGAATTCAGTGTAGAAGAAAATAATCTGAAGTTCCACGACATTAATCTGATGGAGGTTGTGGAAAAATTCGGAACTCCTTTGAAGTTCAATTATTTACCAAAAATATCTCAGAATATAGAAAGGGCAAAATTCTGGTTCAAAGAAGCTTTTGAAAAGAACGATTATCAGAAAAATTACAGATATTGCTATTGCACAAAGTCCAGTCATTTTGCGTTTGTTGTAGAGGAAGCGTTGAAAAATGACATTAGTCTGGAAACATCTTCGGCTTACGATATGGATATTGTGAAGTCGCTTTATGACAAAGGTAAAGTTGATAAAAGTATCGAAGTAATCTGTAACGGTTTCAAAACTGACGATTATTTGGCAAAGATTTCTGAGCTAATTAATAAAGGTTTCGAAAATATTACGCCGATTCTTGATAACTATAGAGAGTTGGATAAATTGACGGAAAGTATCGACAGAACTTTTGACATCGGAATCAGAATTGCTTCTGAGGAAGAACCGAAATTCGAATTTTATACCTCGAGATTAGGAATTGGATACAAGGATATTATTCCTTATTACAGTCAAAAAATTGCTGAACATCCGAATGCGAGGCTGAAAATGCTTCACTTTTTCATCAATACGGGAATCAAAGACACGGCTTATTATTGGAACGAATTGTACAAATGTCTTCGTGTTTATGCAAGATTGAAAAAAATTGCGCCGGAAGTTGATTCGTTGAATATTGGTGGTGGTTTTCCAATCAAAACATCATTGAATTTTGATTACGATTACGCGTATATGGTGAACGAAATTGTATCCCAAATCAAGAAATTCTGTGAAGAAGAAGGGGTTGAAGAACCAAATATTTATACAGAATTTGGGAGTTTTACCGTTGGAGAAAGTGGTGGACACTTGTATAAAATTATTTCTCAAAAACGTCAGAACGACAGGGAAAAATGGAATATGATTGATTCGTCTTTTATGACGACTTTGCCAGATACCTGGGCAATTTCCCGTCACTTCATTATGTTACCCCTTAATCGTTGGGATGATTCTTATGAGAGGGTTTTTCTCGGTGGATTAACTTGTGATTCAGATGATTATTATAATTCTGAACAGCATACGAATGCCATCTATCTTCCTGTTTTTAATGAGACAAAACCTTTGTACATTGGATTTTTTCATACAGGTGCATATCAGGAAACGATTGGCGGTTACGGCGGTGTTCATCACTGTTTGATGCCTCAGCCAAAGCATATTTTGATTGATAAAGACGAGGACGGAAATATCACTTACGAACTGTTCCGAGAAGAACAAAGACCGGAAGATGTGTTGAAACTTCTGGGATATTAA